A window of the Sabethes cyaneus chromosome 1, idSabCyanKW18_F2, whole genome shotgun sequence genome harbors these coding sequences:
- the LOC128743269 gene encoding probable 60S ribosomal protein L37-A: MTKGTSSFGKRRNKTHTLCRRCGRSSYHIQKHTCSQCGYPSAKIRSYNWSIKAKRRKTTGTGRMRYLKIVRRKFRNGFREGQVAKPRKATA, encoded by the exons ATG aCCAAGGGTACTTCCAGCTTTGGTAAACGTCGTAATAAGACTCATACGCTGTGTCGTCGATGCGGCCGGTCTTCATACCATATTCAGAAGCATACTTGCTCGCAGTGTGGTTATCCATCGGCAAAGATTCGATCGT ACAACTGGTCGATTAAGGCTAAGAGGAGGAAGACCACTGGAACTGGTCGTATGCGCTATCTGAAGATAGTTCGCCGTAAGTTCCGCAATGGATTCCGTGAAGGACAAGTCGCTAAGCCACGTAAAGCCACTGCATAA
- the LOC128740470 gene encoding clumping factor A-like isoform X2: MSGRNKTCLFCLRQRQILVDNPLTAKALKKIYNIAIASGGCRLCIECHFYIGRISEFKHSIEAAADFDVDSCFVCKSESTINEPGVDRMVDYLVKQCTSIDLGNTDTVRACVTCLYLLEISIKYEKLARNFTNAQRFSKEFATMRECNIVLWKLNLDSLDNICKNYTVSGNVCIEKDKGNKAGKRSRGSCGTRDEPTSKRSKQEESVLPVMLTKLTPTVSRSGGKKTLSPTSTVSSKGKQNDKFFIKLPIPRKLLEKQNRKKYDSPHSPSRAIPASPSVDELNKIFGIKLRPLVIKIEHVDLSNYMNRTIAHDLNTRQLRKQKNEEFIGLDEEDVVELQQNNTSICSVGKRKSILVTERIESPNSAKKKVQFSDSPSIKYVDKLNFSDDESREKENSDDENDVDYDEKKNKKKTPKPQNGAPASPDDGKPRKGRPKKVNNDNKKDERNTETKDTNNGQSETPAAIKQPEEVKENLSASTELPETTVSVETQSDISSVVNGNTDEQHNDEESKPEPTTASENTDIESTDNALATPAMETEELEESKADDRMGIDESVDLPDAEMKDLSGAASPEDVEMSEKKSPPQEDVEMTEINNVDTTNHDDATLNSSPNKPTVNPVSPQEHTSSVDFASDKEDELEKVKLSFENMLGKELLDSESEIETADQGSKDDPTSYLAEKPVPDKSPDTDLDARKPSDSDTDNANVAVESKASEKQKEIFTELDDVDDISDDDDILNQLDDTDHRRSPELPPFGEDSL, encoded by the exons ATGAGTGGAAGAAACAAGACGTGCTTGTTCTGTCTTAGGCAGCGGCAAATTCTGGTGGACAATCCTCTTACCGCCAAAGCACTGAAAaaaatctataatattgct ATTGCTTCCGGTGGATGCCGTTTGTGCATAGAATGTCATTTCTATATTGGTCGAATATCTGAATTTAAGCACTCAATTGAAGCAGCCGCCGATTTCGACGTAGATAGCTGTTTCGTATGCAAATCGGAAAGTACCATCAATGAACCTGGAGTGGATCGCATGGTCGACTACCTGGTTAAGCAGTGTACTAGCATCGACCTCGGTAATACCGACACCGTTAGAGCTTGCGTGACGTGTTTGTATTTACTGGAAATTAGTATTAAATACGAAAAGCTGGCCAGGAATTTTACAAACGCACAACGTTTTAGTAAAGAGTTTGCCACTATGAGAGAATGTAACATCGTTCTTTGGAAACTAAACCTGGATAGTCTTGATAACATTTGTAAGAACTACACTGTCAGTGGTAATGTTTGTATTGAAAAGGATAAAGGAAATAAGGCAGGCAAACGTAGCAGAGGATCTTGTGGTACACGGGATGAGCCAACTTCCAAACGTTCCAAACAAGAGGAATCTGTTCTTCCTGTCATGCTTACGAAGCTGACTCCCACAGTGTCACGATCGGGCGGGAAAAAAACCCTGTCACCTACTTCCACAGTTTCATCTAAAG gaaaacaaaatgacaaGTTTTTCATTAAACTGCCGATACCTCGAAAATTGTTGGAGAAACAAAATCGCAAAAAATATGATTCTCCTCACTCCCCAAGCAGAGCAATTCCTGCTTCTCCGTCCGTTGATGAATTGAACAAAATATTTGGCATAAAGCTGCGGCCGTTGGTTATCAAAATAGAGCACGTAGATCTATCCAATTATATGAACCGAACGATAGCACACGATCTGAATACGAGGCAACTCCGcaaacagaaaaatgaagaatttataGGTTTGGACGAGGAAGATGTTGTAGAGCTGCAGCAAAATAACACCAGCATCTGCAGCGTTGGCAAACGGAAGAGTATTTTAGTAACTGAACGAATCGAAAGTCCCAATTCAGCGAAGAAGAAAGTACAATTTTCCGATTCCCCTAGTATCAAATACGTGGATAAACTTAACTTTAGTGACGATGAAAGTCGCGAAAAAGAGAACAGCGATGATGAGAATGATGTCGACTATGatgagaaaaagaataaaaagaaaacaccGAAACCTCAGAACGGAGCTCCAGCATCTCCGGACGATGGTAAGCCACGAAAAGGTAGGCCTAAAAAAGTCAATAACGACAACAAAAAAGATGAAAGAAACACAGAAACAAAAGACACTAATAATGGGCAGAGCGAAACACCAGCGGCTATCAAACAACCAGAAGAAGTAAAGGAAAATCTCTCCGCAAGCACTGAATTACCCGAAACGACTGTTAGTGTTGAAACCCAATCG GATATTTCTTCTGTCGTGAACGGTAACACTGATGAACAGCATAATGATGAAGAATCAAAACCAGAACCGACAACCGCATCAGAAAACACAGATATCGAGAGCACTGATAACGCTCTGGCAACCCCTGCAATGGAGACAGAAGAACTGGAAGAAAGCAAAGCGGATGATCGAATGGGAATAGATGAGTCGGTTGATCTACCGGATGCCGAGATGAAAGACCTCTCCGGTGCGGCATCACCCGAAGATGTTGaaatgtctgaaaaaaagtCTCCTCCACAAGAGGATGTtgaaatgacggaaataaacaATGTGGACACTACAAACCACGATGATGCGACACTCAACTCATCACCTAACAAGCCAACGGTAAATCCAGTGTCACCTCAAGAGCATACGTCGTCCGTCGATTTTGCTTCCGATAAGGAAGATGAACTCGAAAAAGTAAAACTAAGCTTTGAAAACATGCTAGGTAAAGAACTTCTCGATTCAGAATCAGAAATAGAAACAGCTGACCAGGGTTCGAAGGATGACCCAACGTCCTATCTAGCCGAGAAACCAGTACCCGATAAAAGTCCAGATACTGATTTAGACGCACGCAAACCCTCAGACTCAGATACGGACAACGCAAATGTAGCTGTAGAATCTAAGGCTTCtgaaaaacagaaggaaatttTTACTGAACTAGATGACGTGGATGATATTTCCGACGATGATGACATTCTAAATCAGCTTGATGATACAGATCACCGACGATCACCAGAATTGCCGCCTTTTGGCGAGGACAGTTTGTAA
- the LOC128740470 gene encoding protein PFC0760c-like isoform X1: protein MSGRNKTCLFCLRQRQILVDNPLTAKALKKIYNIAIASGGCRLCIECHFYIGRISEFKHSIEAAADFDVDSCFVCKSESTINEPGVDRMVDYLVKQCTSIDLGNTDTVRACVTCLYLLEISIKYEKLARNFTNAQRFSKEFATMRECNIVLWKLNLDSLDNICKNYTVSGNVCIEKDKGNKAGKRSRGSCGTRDEPTSKRSKQEESVLPVMLTKLTPTVSRSGGKKTLSPTSTVSSKGKGKQNDKFFIKLPIPRKLLEKQNRKKYDSPHSPSRAIPASPSVDELNKIFGIKLRPLVIKIEHVDLSNYMNRTIAHDLNTRQLRKQKNEEFIGLDEEDVVELQQNNTSICSVGKRKSILVTERIESPNSAKKKVQFSDSPSIKYVDKLNFSDDESREKENSDDENDVDYDEKKNKKKTPKPQNGAPASPDDGKPRKGRPKKVNNDNKKDERNTETKDTNNGQSETPAAIKQPEEVKENLSASTELPETTVSVETQSDISSVVNGNTDEQHNDEESKPEPTTASENTDIESTDNALATPAMETEELEESKADDRMGIDESVDLPDAEMKDLSGAASPEDVEMSEKKSPPQEDVEMTEINNVDTTNHDDATLNSSPNKPTVNPVSPQEHTSSVDFASDKEDELEKVKLSFENMLGKELLDSESEIETADQGSKDDPTSYLAEKPVPDKSPDTDLDARKPSDSDTDNANVAVESKASEKQKEIFTELDDVDDISDDDDILNQLDDTDHRRSPELPPFGEDSL from the exons ATGAGTGGAAGAAACAAGACGTGCTTGTTCTGTCTTAGGCAGCGGCAAATTCTGGTGGACAATCCTCTTACCGCCAAAGCACTGAAAaaaatctataatattgct ATTGCTTCCGGTGGATGCCGTTTGTGCATAGAATGTCATTTCTATATTGGTCGAATATCTGAATTTAAGCACTCAATTGAAGCAGCCGCCGATTTCGACGTAGATAGCTGTTTCGTATGCAAATCGGAAAGTACCATCAATGAACCTGGAGTGGATCGCATGGTCGACTACCTGGTTAAGCAGTGTACTAGCATCGACCTCGGTAATACCGACACCGTTAGAGCTTGCGTGACGTGTTTGTATTTACTGGAAATTAGTATTAAATACGAAAAGCTGGCCAGGAATTTTACAAACGCACAACGTTTTAGTAAAGAGTTTGCCACTATGAGAGAATGTAACATCGTTCTTTGGAAACTAAACCTGGATAGTCTTGATAACATTTGTAAGAACTACACTGTCAGTGGTAATGTTTGTATTGAAAAGGATAAAGGAAATAAGGCAGGCAAACGTAGCAGAGGATCTTGTGGTACACGGGATGAGCCAACTTCCAAACGTTCCAAACAAGAGGAATCTGTTCTTCCTGTCATGCTTACGAAGCTGACTCCCACAGTGTCACGATCGGGCGGGAAAAAAACCCTGTCACCTACTTCCACAGTTTCATCTAAAGGTAAAG gaaaacaaaatgacaaGTTTTTCATTAAACTGCCGATACCTCGAAAATTGTTGGAGAAACAAAATCGCAAAAAATATGATTCTCCTCACTCCCCAAGCAGAGCAATTCCTGCTTCTCCGTCCGTTGATGAATTGAACAAAATATTTGGCATAAAGCTGCGGCCGTTGGTTATCAAAATAGAGCACGTAGATCTATCCAATTATATGAACCGAACGATAGCACACGATCTGAATACGAGGCAACTCCGcaaacagaaaaatgaagaatttataGGTTTGGACGAGGAAGATGTTGTAGAGCTGCAGCAAAATAACACCAGCATCTGCAGCGTTGGCAAACGGAAGAGTATTTTAGTAACTGAACGAATCGAAAGTCCCAATTCAGCGAAGAAGAAAGTACAATTTTCCGATTCCCCTAGTATCAAATACGTGGATAAACTTAACTTTAGTGACGATGAAAGTCGCGAAAAAGAGAACAGCGATGATGAGAATGATGTCGACTATGatgagaaaaagaataaaaagaaaacaccGAAACCTCAGAACGGAGCTCCAGCATCTCCGGACGATGGTAAGCCACGAAAAGGTAGGCCTAAAAAAGTCAATAACGACAACAAAAAAGATGAAAGAAACACAGAAACAAAAGACACTAATAATGGGCAGAGCGAAACACCAGCGGCTATCAAACAACCAGAAGAAGTAAAGGAAAATCTCTCCGCAAGCACTGAATTACCCGAAACGACTGTTAGTGTTGAAACCCAATCG GATATTTCTTCTGTCGTGAACGGTAACACTGATGAACAGCATAATGATGAAGAATCAAAACCAGAACCGACAACCGCATCAGAAAACACAGATATCGAGAGCACTGATAACGCTCTGGCAACCCCTGCAATGGAGACAGAAGAACTGGAAGAAAGCAAAGCGGATGATCGAATGGGAATAGATGAGTCGGTTGATCTACCGGATGCCGAGATGAAAGACCTCTCCGGTGCGGCATCACCCGAAGATGTTGaaatgtctgaaaaaaagtCTCCTCCACAAGAGGATGTtgaaatgacggaaataaacaATGTGGACACTACAAACCACGATGATGCGACACTCAACTCATCACCTAACAAGCCAACGGTAAATCCAGTGTCACCTCAAGAGCATACGTCGTCCGTCGATTTTGCTTCCGATAAGGAAGATGAACTCGAAAAAGTAAAACTAAGCTTTGAAAACATGCTAGGTAAAGAACTTCTCGATTCAGAATCAGAAATAGAAACAGCTGACCAGGGTTCGAAGGATGACCCAACGTCCTATCTAGCCGAGAAACCAGTACCCGATAAAAGTCCAGATACTGATTTAGACGCACGCAAACCCTCAGACTCAGATACGGACAACGCAAATGTAGCTGTAGAATCTAAGGCTTCtgaaaaacagaaggaaatttTTACTGAACTAGATGACGTGGATGATATTTCCGACGATGATGACATTCTAAATCAGCTTGATGATACAGATCACCGACGATCACCAGAATTGCCGCCTTTTGGCGAGGACAGTTTGTAA